A section of the Sphingomonas ginsenosidivorax genome encodes:
- the ptsP gene encoding phosphoenolpyruvate--protein phosphotransferase, protein MPVSAAASAREILTRLHDVMAARTTAQMKLNSVVAIIGEAIHSEVCSIYLLREGVLELYATRGLDQGAVHVTKLALGEGLVGTIAQRVEVLNLDEAASHPDFAYKPETGEDRFHSFAGVPIIRRERAVGVLAVQHTDRRRYADVEIEALQTVAMVLSELIANAGLIDATGGGTDRPQSTAAMRIPGQKLVDGMGAGYAVFHQPRIHIEHTVAEDIDAERHRVYAAFDKMREGIDRMTREAEFGVGGEHEEVLATYKMFAYDEGWARRINEAIDSGLTAEAAIERVQQRTRQRMRQIDDPLLADRMHDLEDLSNRLIRIVSGQMGTAAQVGLRQDTILIARNLGPAELLEYDRRRLKGVVLEEGSLTAHVTIVARAMGVPVLGRVRDVRRLIAEGDLLLLDVSDGTVFARPNSGIEESFEARLALRQKRKAAFAALRDVPPVTKDGHRLTLMVNAGLRDDVAALDVTGADGIGLFRTEFQFLVSATLPQRERQQRLYREVLDVAGDRPVIFRTVDIGGDKALPYLHKTDAEEENPAMGWRALRLGLERDGLMKVQARALLEAASGRTLNVMFPMVSEPWEFDEARALFEDQRAWMNRRGRQMPIEIRYGAMLEVPALAEQLDILLPRIQFLSIGTNDLTQFLFAADRANPKLAERYDWLSPSILRFLARVVGPTRAAGVDLAVCGEMGGRPLEAMALIGLGIDRLSITPAAVGPIKAMVRSLDRSAVTSFMTGLLADPPRDMRGALTDWALQNGVELT, encoded by the coding sequence ATGCCCGTTTCGGCCGCCGCCTCCGCCCGCGAGATCCTGACTCGCCTCCACGACGTGATGGCGGCGCGGACGACCGCGCAGATGAAACTCAATTCGGTCGTCGCGATCATCGGCGAGGCGATCCACAGCGAAGTCTGCTCGATCTACCTGCTGCGCGAGGGCGTGCTCGAACTCTACGCCACGCGCGGGCTCGATCAGGGCGCGGTGCACGTCACCAAGCTGGCGCTGGGCGAAGGGCTGGTCGGCACGATCGCGCAGCGGGTCGAAGTGCTCAACCTCGACGAGGCCGCGAGCCATCCCGACTTCGCCTACAAGCCCGAGACCGGCGAGGATCGCTTCCATAGTTTCGCCGGCGTGCCAATCATCCGCCGCGAACGCGCGGTTGGCGTTCTTGCGGTGCAGCATACCGACCGTCGCCGCTATGCGGATGTCGAGATCGAGGCGCTGCAGACCGTCGCGATGGTCTTGTCGGAACTGATCGCCAATGCCGGGCTGATCGACGCGACCGGCGGGGGCACCGACCGGCCGCAATCGACCGCGGCGATGCGGATTCCGGGGCAGAAGCTCGTCGACGGCATGGGCGCGGGCTATGCGGTGTTCCACCAGCCGCGCATCCATATCGAGCACACCGTCGCCGAGGATATCGATGCCGAACGGCACCGTGTCTATGCGGCGTTCGACAAGATGCGCGAAGGCATCGACCGCATGACCCGCGAGGCCGAATTCGGCGTCGGCGGCGAGCATGAGGAGGTGCTCGCGACCTACAAGATGTTCGCCTACGACGAGGGCTGGGCGCGGCGCATCAACGAGGCGATCGATTCCGGGCTGACCGCGGAAGCGGCGATCGAGCGCGTCCAGCAACGCACGCGCCAGCGGATGCGCCAGATCGACGATCCGCTGCTCGCCGATCGCATGCACGACCTGGAGGACCTGTCGAACCGGCTGATCCGCATCGTCTCTGGCCAGATGGGGACGGCGGCGCAGGTCGGGCTGCGACAGGACACGATCCTGATCGCGCGCAACCTCGGGCCCGCCGAACTGCTGGAATATGACCGCCGCCGGCTGAAGGGCGTGGTGCTGGAGGAGGGCTCGCTGACCGCGCACGTGACCATCGTCGCGCGTGCGATGGGCGTGCCGGTGCTGGGCCGCGTCCGCGACGTCCGCCGGCTGATCGCGGAAGGGGACCTGCTGCTGCTCGATGTCAGCGACGGCACCGTCTTCGCGCGGCCCAACAGCGGCATCGAGGAATCGTTCGAGGCGCGGCTCGCGCTGCGCCAGAAGCGCAAGGCGGCGTTCGCGGCGTTGCGCGACGTGCCACCCGTGACGAAGGACGGCCATCGCCTGACGCTGATGGTCAACGCCGGCCTACGCGACGACGTCGCCGCGCTCGACGTCACCGGCGCCGACGGCATCGGGCTGTTCCGCACCGAATTCCAGTTTCTCGTCTCGGCGACATTGCCGCAGCGCGAGCGCCAGCAGCGGCTGTATCGCGAAGTGCTCGACGTCGCGGGCGATCGGCCGGTGATCTTCCGCACCGTCGATATCGGCGGCGACAAGGCGCTGCCCTATCTCCACAAGACCGATGCCGAGGAAGAGAATCCGGCAATGGGCTGGCGCGCGCTGCGGCTCGGGCTGGAACGCGACGGGCTTATGAAGGTCCAGGCGCGCGCCTTGCTGGAGGCGGCGTCGGGGCGGACCCTGAACGTGATGTTCCCGATGGTCAGCGAGCCCTGGGAGTTCGACGAAGCCCGCGCGCTGTTCGAGGACCAGCGCGCCTGGATGAACAGGCGGGGGCGGCAGATGCCGATCGAGATCCGCTATGGTGCGATGCTCGAGGTGCCCGCGCTCGCCGAGCAGCTCGACATCCTGTTGCCGCGCATCCAGTTCCTGTCGATCGGCACCAACGACCTGACGCAGTTCCTGTTCGCCGCCGATCGCGCCAATCCCAAGCTCGCCGAGCGCTACGACTGGCTGAGCCCGTCGATCCTGCGCTTCCTCGCGCGGGTGGTGGGTCCGACACGCGCGGCCGGGGTCGACCTGGCGGTATGTGGCGAGATGGGCGGTCGGCCGCTCGAGGCGATGGCGCTGATCGGGCTCGGGATCGATCGCCTGTCGATCACGCCGGCGGCGGTCGGCCCGATCAAGGCGATGGTCCGCAGCCTCGATCGCAGCGCGGTGACCAGCTTCATGACGGGGCTGCTCGCCGATCCGCCGCGCGACATGCGCGGGGCGCTGACCGACTGGGCGTTGCAAAACGGCGTTGAACTGACCTGA
- a CDS encoding Crp/Fnr family transcriptional regulator — MDISTVIEHIVRRFALRVELPSEAREKIASLAIKIRTLEPSTYLLREGQRPQRCAFIVDGFAYRQKLTPNGEREIVSILMPGEFIDVQNLYIEESDHDIQALTRITVAEIMIPALRDLAETYPAVNQALWIDALVEASIHREWLLNIGRRNAKTRMAHLLCEFCVRLKTSAVGATRAYDLPMTQEQLGDALGLTPVHVNRVLKALETDGLIVRRKRQVNVVDWPALRDAAEFNERYLHLELMRR, encoded by the coding sequence GTGGACATTTCCACCGTCATTGAACATATCGTCAGAAGATTTGCATTGCGGGTCGAACTACCCAGCGAAGCGCGCGAAAAGATCGCGAGTCTTGCTATCAAGATCCGCACGCTCGAACCGTCGACCTATCTGCTGCGCGAAGGCCAGCGGCCGCAACGTTGCGCGTTCATCGTCGACGGGTTCGCCTATCGCCAGAAGCTGACGCCCAATGGCGAGCGCGAGATCGTGTCGATCCTGATGCCCGGCGAGTTCATCGACGTGCAGAACCTGTATATCGAGGAATCGGACCACGATATTCAGGCGCTGACGCGGATCACGGTCGCGGAGATCATGATCCCGGCGCTGCGCGACCTGGCCGAAACCTATCCCGCGGTGAACCAGGCGCTGTGGATCGACGCACTTGTCGAGGCATCGATCCACCGCGAGTGGCTGCTCAACATCGGCCGCCGCAACGCGAAGACGCGGATGGCGCATCTGCTGTGCGAGTTCTGCGTGCGGCTGAAGACGTCGGCGGTAGGGGCGACGCGCGCGTACGACCTACCGATGACGCAGGAGCAGCTGGGCGACGCGCTGGGCCTGACGCCGGTGCACGTGAACCGGGTGCTCAAGGCGCTCGAGACCGACGGACTGATCGTCCGGCGCAAGCGTCAGGTCAACGTCGTCGACTGGCCGGCGCTGCGCGACGCGGCGGAGTTCAACGAGCGGTATCTGCACCTGGAGCTCATGCGGCGGTAG
- the ftsH gene encoding ATP-dependent zinc metalloprotease FtsH — translation MSDNDNRGDKPQGPDNGGNGGGGSNPWMKSLLIWVGILLALAIFVTMFDGRAATTGGNTIAYSAFLDKVDEGTVKDVNISRDMISGTLSSGEKFKAYPIPDSTLVPKLRDKGVAISAKPEEGPSMLMLLLYQSLPFLLFLGIAFFVLKQMQKNSGSGAMGFGKSRAKMLTQKEGKVTFADVAGIDEAREELEEIVEFLKDPTKFARLGGKIPKGALLVGSPGTGKTLLARAIAGEAGVPFFTISGSDFVEMFVGVGASRVRDMFEQAKKSAPCIVFIDEIDAVGRHRGAGLGNGNDEREQTLNQLLVEMDGFEANEGIIIIAATNRPDVLDPALLRPGRFDRQVVVPRPDIEGRIKILEVHMKKVPLAPDVDARVIARGTPGFSGADLANLVNEAALTGARKGKRLVAMAEFEEAKDKVMMGAERRSMVMTDDEKRMTAYHEAGHAVVAMHEHASDPIHKATIIPRGRALGMVMRLPERDSYSYHRDKMYANLAVSMGGRVAEEVIFGYDKVSSGASGDIQYATGLARDMVTRWGMSDKVGPLEYGEPEGESFLGYSSSRPSRMSNATAQLIDDEIKRIVEGGLDRAKQVLSEHIDQLHTVAGALLEYETLTGDEIKKLIAGEDMDRPVPGAKVSSVPKAGTSIPKTRRPNGPFGSPTPLGA, via the coding sequence ATGAGCGACAACGACAACCGCGGCGACAAGCCCCAGGGCCCCGACAATGGTGGCAATGGGGGCGGCGGCAGCAATCCCTGGATGAAGAGCCTGTTGATCTGGGTCGGCATCCTGCTGGCGCTGGCGATCTTCGTGACGATGTTCGACGGCCGGGCTGCGACGACGGGCGGCAACACGATCGCCTATTCGGCGTTCCTCGACAAGGTCGACGAGGGCACCGTTAAGGACGTCAACATCAGCCGCGACATGATCTCCGGCACGCTTTCGAGCGGCGAGAAGTTCAAGGCCTACCCGATCCCCGACTCGACGCTGGTGCCGAAGCTGCGCGACAAGGGCGTCGCAATCAGCGCCAAGCCCGAAGAGGGCCCGTCGATGCTGATGCTGTTGCTCTACCAGTCGCTGCCGTTCCTGCTGTTCCTCGGCATTGCGTTCTTCGTGCTCAAGCAGATGCAGAAGAATTCCGGCTCCGGCGCGATGGGCTTCGGCAAGAGCCGCGCGAAGATGCTGACGCAGAAGGAAGGCAAGGTCACCTTCGCCGATGTCGCCGGCATCGACGAGGCGCGCGAAGAGCTGGAAGAGATCGTCGAGTTCCTCAAGGATCCCACCAAGTTCGCCCGCCTCGGCGGCAAGATCCCCAAGGGTGCGCTGCTGGTCGGCTCGCCCGGTACCGGCAAGACGCTGCTCGCCCGCGCGATCGCAGGCGAGGCTGGTGTGCCGTTCTTCACCATCTCGGGCTCCGACTTTGTCGAGATGTTCGTCGGCGTCGGCGCCAGCCGTGTCCGCGACATGTTCGAGCAGGCCAAGAAGTCCGCGCCGTGCATCGTCTTCATCGACGAGATCGACGCGGTCGGTCGCCATCGCGGCGCTGGTCTCGGCAATGGCAATGACGAGCGCGAGCAGACGCTGAACCAGCTGCTCGTTGAGATGGACGGCTTCGAGGCGAACGAAGGCATCATCATCATCGCCGCGACCAACCGTCCTGACGTGCTCGATCCGGCGCTGCTGCGTCCGGGCCGCTTCGATCGCCAGGTTGTCGTGCCTCGCCCGGACATCGAGGGCCGTATCAAGATCCTCGAAGTCCACATGAAGAAGGTGCCGCTGGCGCCCGACGTCGACGCCCGCGTCATCGCGCGTGGTACGCCCGGCTTCTCGGGTGCTGATCTCGCCAACCTCGTCAACGAGGCGGCGCTGACCGGCGCGCGCAAGGGCAAGCGCCTGGTCGCGATGGCCGAGTTCGAGGAGGCCAAGGACAAGGTCATGATGGGCGCCGAGCGCCGATCGATGGTCATGACCGACGACGAGAAGCGCATGACCGCGTATCACGAGGCCGGCCACGCCGTCGTCGCGATGCACGAGCACGCGTCGGACCCGATCCACAAGGCGACGATCATCCCGCGCGGCCGTGCGCTGGGCATGGTCATGCGGCTGCCCGAGCGCGACTCGTACAGCTATCACCGCGACAAGATGTACGCGAACCTCGCGGTATCGATGGGCGGCCGCGTCGCCGAGGAAGTGATCTTCGGCTACGACAAGGTGTCGAGCGGCGCGTCGGGCGACATCCAGTATGCCACCGGCCTCGCACGCGACATGGTCACGCGCTGGGGCATGTCGGACAAGGTCGGGCCGCTCGAATATGGCGAGCCGGAGGGTGAATCCTTCCTCGGCTATTCGTCGAGCCGTCCGTCGCGGATGTCGAACGCCACCGCGCAGCTGATCGACGACGAGATCAAGCGGATCGTCGAGGGCGGCCTCGACCGTGCCAAGCAGGTGCTGAGCGAGCATATCGACCAGCTCCACACCGTGGCCGGCGCTCTGCTCGAATACGAGACGTTGACGGGCGACGAGATCAAGAAGCTGATCGCGGGCGAGGACATGGATCGTCCGGTCCCCGGCGCGAAGGTTTCGTCGGTGCCCAAAGCCGGTACGTCGATCCCCAAGACGCGCCGCCCCAACGGGCCGTTCGGATCGCCCACCCCGCTGGGCGCCTGA
- a CDS encoding helix-turn-helix domain-containing protein, translating to MDEVETGHPAAPAHPERAGDVLRVAREAQGLTLADVAARTRVPLRHLEAIDASDYAGLPSPTYAVGFGRAYARAIGADEVRVAQMVRDDVAKLGRRTPEYEPYTMTDPARVPSRGVAVVALGLALAVLVLVGLWYGTDWFRAGDTGGASGPATVATVPAPAVSVAVPKPVAPTGGQVTLAATDEVWMRVYDADDKTLYLGTMKPGEKYDVPAGAKDPMINVGRPDKLTVTLNGANVPPLGTGERAIKDVKVGPEAIAARLSGATVSQAEPARSPAASSGARSERNRSRPRRVLTETQRANLQSAANPPPAP from the coding sequence ATGGACGAGGTCGAAACCGGGCACCCTGCGGCACCGGCGCACCCCGAACGTGCCGGCGACGTGCTCCGTGTCGCTCGCGAGGCGCAGGGTCTGACGCTTGCCGATGTGGCGGCGCGCACGCGCGTCCCGCTGCGGCATCTGGAGGCGATCGACGCATCGGATTATGCCGGCCTGCCGTCGCCGACCTATGCGGTCGGCTTCGGGCGGGCCTATGCACGCGCGATCGGCGCGGACGAGGTGCGCGTCGCGCAGATGGTCCGCGACGACGTCGCCAAGCTCGGTCGGCGCACACCGGAATACGAACCCTATACGATGACCGACCCCGCCCGCGTGCCCTCGCGCGGGGTGGCCGTCGTCGCGCTCGGCCTCGCGCTCGCGGTGCTGGTCCTGGTCGGGCTGTGGTATGGCACCGACTGGTTCCGCGCAGGCGACACCGGCGGCGCGAGCGGCCCGGCGACGGTCGCCACGGTGCCGGCTCCCGCCGTCTCGGTCGCCGTGCCGAAGCCGGTTGCGCCGACCGGCGGGCAGGTGACGCTGGCCGCAACCGACGAAGTCTGGATGCGGGTCTACGACGCGGACGACAAGACGCTCTACCTCGGCACGATGAAGCCGGGCGAGAAGTACGACGTGCCCGCAGGCGCGAAGGACCCGATGATCAACGTCGGCCGGCCCGACAAGCTGACGGTGACGCTGAACGGCGCGAACGTGCCGCCGCTCGGTACCGGCGAACGTGCGATCAAGGACGTCAAGGTCGGACCCGAAGCGATCGCCGCACGGCTGTCCGGCGCGACGGTCTCGCAGGCGGAACCCGCGCGGAGCCCGGCGGCATCGAGCGGCGCTCGCTCCGAGCGCAATCGGTCGAGGCCGCGTCGCGTCCTGACCGAGACCCAGCGCGCCAACCTGCAATCTGCCGCCAACCCGCCGCCCGCCCCTTAA
- a CDS encoding DUF6894 family protein encodes MAGSLAFRDGERRMPRYYFNSDNHQHDEDREGTDLADADEARAQAVIFAGDYLRDHPELVWDGSRFKVTVVDEARTVLLTVVVSAEKPAAEAT; translated from the coding sequence GTGGCCGGATCGTTAGCCTTCCGTGATGGGGAGCGACGAATGCCACGATATTACTTCAATTCCGACAACCATCAGCATGACGAGGACCGCGAGGGAACGGACCTGGCCGACGCCGACGAGGCGCGCGCGCAGGCCGTGATCTTCGCGGGCGACTATCTGCGCGATCATCCCGAACTCGTTTGGGATGGATCGCGATTCAAAGTGACCGTGGTCGACGAAGCGAGGACGGTACTGCTCACCGTCGTCGTCAGCGCAGAAAAACCGGCGGCCGAGGCAACATAG
- the tilS gene encoding tRNA lysidine(34) synthetase TilS, whose amino-acid sequence MSDEARRFRADIDRIAHDIDRPFLVAVSGGPDSMAMLTLAAEAFPGQVMAATVDHRLRAEAADEAAMVSAQCRGIGVAHATLTPPTPIAGASIQAQARASRYALLADHARSCGAGAILTAHHVDDQAETFLMRAARGSGLAGLAGIRARTEIAGITILRPLLDWRRAELRAIVRRAEVPFVDDPSNQDDRHDRTRFRRLLGDNEWLDPPHLARSAATLAETDADVRAIVEWLWTERAVRADGEVRIATAGLPRELLRRLARRAIGCVRADAAIEQPDWSDSANIERLLDALMTGKRSTQAGVIVSPRGGGWRFRVAPARRTG is encoded by the coding sequence GTGTCCGACGAAGCCCGCCGTTTCCGCGCCGATATCGATCGGATCGCGCATGACATCGACCGACCGTTCCTGGTCGCGGTGTCTGGCGGACCCGACAGCATGGCGATGCTGACCCTCGCCGCGGAGGCGTTTCCGGGACAGGTCATGGCTGCGACCGTCGATCATCGCCTGCGTGCCGAGGCCGCCGACGAAGCCGCGATGGTGTCGGCGCAGTGTCGGGGCATCGGAGTAGCCCATGCGACGCTCACCCCGCCGACGCCGATCGCCGGCGCGAGCATCCAGGCGCAGGCGCGCGCCAGCCGCTACGCGCTGCTCGCCGATCACGCGCGGTCGTGCGGGGCAGGGGCAATCCTCACCGCGCACCACGTCGACGACCAGGCCGAGACGTTCCTGATGCGCGCCGCACGCGGATCGGGGCTGGCGGGACTAGCCGGAATTCGCGCGCGCACGGAGATCGCCGGCATCACCATCCTGCGCCCGCTGCTCGACTGGCGTCGCGCGGAACTGCGCGCGATCGTACGCCGCGCGGAGGTGCCGTTCGTCGACGATCCGTCGAACCAGGACGATCGGCATGATCGCACCCGTTTCCGGCGGTTGCTCGGGGACAATGAATGGCTCGATCCGCCGCATCTCGCCCGCTCGGCAGCGACGCTCGCCGAAACCGATGCCGACGTCCGCGCGATCGTCGAATGGCTCTGGACCGAACGCGCGGTACGCGCCGACGGCGAGGTCCGGATCGCCACCGCGGGACTGCCGCGCGAGCTGCTGCGCCGGCTGGCCCGCCGCGCGATCGGCTGCGTGCGGGCCGACGCCGCGATCGAGCAGCCGGACTGGAGCGACTCGGCCAATATCGAACGCCTGCTCGACGCGTTGATGACGGGAAAACGCTCGACGCAGGCCGGCGTGATCGTGTCGCCGCGCGGTGGCGGATGGCGGTTCCGCGTGGCCCCGGCACGCCGCACCGGATAG
- a CDS encoding acetyl-CoA C-acyltransferase, with translation MTADPIIIASYARTPMGGFQGALSGVTAVELGSTAVRAAVERAGVDPAAIDRIYMGCVLPAGLGQAPARQAALGAGLPISVEATTINKMCGSGMQATIMAAEALMAGTVDVVVAGGMESMTNAPFLLAKHRSGARIGHDVVSDSMMMDGLEDAYDKGKPMGAFAEDTAGEYQFTRDAQDAFAIESLERANAAVTGGGFADEVVPVTVKTRGGDVVVSEDEQPGKARPEKIPGLRPAFAKDGTITAATSASISDGAAALVLTRASVADQLGLTQEAVIVATAAHAHEPAKFTTAPVAAIRKVLDRAGWSVEEVDLFEVNEAFATVAMIAMHELGIPRDKLNVNGGATALGHPIGASGARIIATIVAALKRRGLTKGVAALCIGGGEATAVAIELVRSVDG, from the coding sequence ATGACCGCCGACCCGATCATCATTGCCAGCTATGCCCGTACGCCGATGGGCGGCTTCCAAGGCGCGCTGTCCGGCGTCACGGCCGTCGAACTCGGATCGACCGCGGTCCGCGCGGCGGTCGAGCGCGCGGGCGTCGACCCGGCGGCGATCGACCGGATCTACATGGGCTGCGTGCTCCCCGCGGGGCTGGGCCAGGCGCCGGCGCGGCAGGCCGCACTCGGTGCAGGCCTGCCGATCTCGGTCGAGGCGACCACGATCAACAAGATGTGCGGATCGGGCATGCAGGCGACGATCATGGCGGCCGAGGCGCTGATGGCGGGCACCGTCGACGTCGTCGTCGCGGGCGGTATGGAAAGCATGACGAACGCGCCGTTCCTGCTCGCCAAGCACCGTTCGGGCGCGCGGATCGGCCATGACGTCGTCTCGGATTCGATGATGATGGACGGCCTCGAAGACGCCTATGACAAGGGCAAGCCGATGGGCGCCTTCGCCGAGGACACCGCCGGCGAATACCAGTTCACGCGCGACGCGCAGGATGCCTTCGCGATCGAGAGCCTCGAGCGGGCCAACGCCGCGGTGACGGGCGGCGGCTTTGCCGACGAGGTCGTGCCCGTGACCGTCAAGACCCGCGGCGGCGACGTCGTCGTCAGCGAGGACGAACAGCCGGGCAAGGCCAGGCCCGAGAAGATCCCCGGCCTGCGCCCCGCCTTCGCGAAGGACGGCACGATCACCGCGGCGACCTCGGCCTCGATCTCGGACGGCGCGGCGGCACTGGTGCTGACGCGGGCGAGCGTCGCGGATCAGCTCGGGCTGACCCAGGAGGCCGTGATCGTGGCGACCGCCGCGCACGCACACGAACCGGCCAAGTTCACCACCGCGCCGGTCGCGGCGATCCGCAAGGTGCTCGACCGCGCCGGATGGAGCGTGGAGGAGGTCGACCTTTTCGAAGTGAACGAAGCGTTCGCGACCGTTGCGATGATCGCGATGCACGAACTCGGCATTCCGCGCGACAAGCTGAACGTCAACGGCGGTGCGACTGCGCTCGGTCATCCGATCGGCGCCAGCGGCGCGCGGATCATCGCGACGATCGTCGCCGCGCTGAAGCGGCGCGGACTGACCAAGGGCGTCGCGGCGCTGTGCATCGGCGGCGGCGAGGCGACCGCGGTCGCGATCGAACTGGTGCGATCTGTGGACGGATGA
- the ruvA gene encoding Holliday junction branch migration protein RuvA encodes MIAHLKGRLDSTGIDHAVIDVGGVGYLVGASARTLAALGPIGEAATVFTEMLVSEDSIRLMGFSSGSERDWFRLLTGVQGVGARVALAILSALEPNDLARAIASGDKAMVARANGVGPKLAQRIVMELKDKTGGIALAPGGVAMAPAVGASADAVSALLNLGFRPAEAASAVAAAEEELGTDASLDALVRLALRKASK; translated from the coding sequence ATGATCGCGCATCTCAAAGGACGTCTGGATTCCACTGGAATCGATCATGCCGTGATCGATGTCGGCGGCGTCGGCTATCTGGTCGGCGCCTCCGCGCGGACGCTCGCGGCGCTGGGGCCGATCGGCGAGGCGGCGACCGTCTTCACCGAGATGCTGGTATCGGAGGACTCGATCCGGCTGATGGGCTTTTCCAGCGGGTCGGAGCGCGACTGGTTCCGCTTGCTGACCGGCGTGCAAGGCGTCGGCGCGCGCGTCGCGCTGGCCATCCTGTCGGCGCTGGAGCCGAACGACCTCGCCCGTGCGATCGCCAGTGGCGACAAGGCGATGGTGGCCCGCGCGAACGGCGTCGGCCCGAAGCTGGCGCAGCGCATCGTCATGGAGCTCAAGGACAAGACCGGCGGCATCGCGCTGGCACCCGGGGGCGTGGCGATGGCGCCTGCCGTGGGCGCGTCGGCCGATGCGGTCTCGGCGCTACTCAACCTCGGGTTCCGCCCTGCCGAGGCGGCTAGCGCGGTCGCTGCCGCCGAAGAGGAACTGGGCACCGATGCCAGCCTCGACGCGCTGGTCCGCCTCGCGCTGCGCAAGGCCTCGAAGTGA
- the ruvB gene encoding Holliday junction branch migration DNA helicase RuvB gives MSDSRILDAARRPEDVDAALRPKTLDDFVGQKAARENLRVFIQAAKNRGDALDHVLFFGPPGLGKTTLAQIVAREMGVGFRATSGPVIAKQGDLAALLTNLEDGDVLFIDEIHRLQPAVEEVLYPAMEDRALDLMIGEGPSARSVRIDLPRFTLVGATTRQGLLTTPLRDRFGIPVRLQFYTVEELTRVVTRAAGLLGLAIAPDGAVEIARRARGTPRIAGRLLRRVRDFADVAGHALVDCKAADAALTRLEVDSLGLDAMDRRYLMMIADIYRGGPVGVETLAAGLSEPRDTIEEVIEPYLIQLGLVARTARGRCLNAGGWKHLGLNPPAGAQDGLFDA, from the coding sequence GTGAGCGACAGTCGCATCCTCGACGCCGCGCGCCGTCCCGAGGACGTCGATGCCGCGCTCCGCCCCAAGACGCTCGACGATTTCGTCGGGCAGAAGGCCGCCCGCGAAAATCTCCGCGTGTTCATCCAGGCGGCCAAGAACCGCGGCGACGCGCTCGACCATGTGCTGTTCTTCGGCCCGCCGGGTCTCGGCAAGACCACGCTCGCGCAGATCGTCGCGCGCGAGATGGGCGTCGGCTTCCGCGCCACCTCGGGGCCGGTGATCGCGAAGCAGGGCGACCTCGCTGCGCTGCTGACCAATCTCGAGGATGGCGACGTGCTGTTCATCGACGAGATCCACCGGCTCCAGCCCGCGGTCGAGGAGGTGCTCTACCCGGCGATGGAGGATCGCGCGCTCGACCTGATGATCGGCGAGGGGCCGAGCGCGCGCAGCGTCCGTATCGACCTGCCGCGCTTCACGCTGGTCGGCGCGACGACGCGACAGGGCTTGCTGACTACGCCGCTGCGCGACCGGTTCGGCATCCCCGTGCGGCTGCAATTCTATACGGTCGAGGAACTCACGCGCGTCGTCACGCGTGCTGCGGGGCTGCTCGGCCTCGCCATCGCCCCCGACGGCGCGGTCGAGATCGCGCGGCGTGCGCGGGGTACGCCGCGCATTGCCGGTCGGCTGCTGCGCCGCGTGCGCGATTTTGCGGACGTCGCGGGGCACGCCCTCGTTGACTGCAAGGCGGCGGATGCCGCGCTGACCAGGCTCGAGGTCGATTCGCTCGGGCTCGACGCGATGGACCGGCGCTACCTGATGATGATCGCCGACATCTATCGCGGCGGCCCCGTTGGCGTGGAAACGCTCGCTGCAGGCCTCAGCGAACCGCGCGACACGATCGAGGAAGTGATCGAGCCCTATCTGATCCAGCTCGGCCTCGTCGCCCGTACCGCACGCGGGCGCTGCTTGAACGCGGGCGGCTGGAAGCATCTGGGGCTCAATCCGCCCGCCGGCGCGCAGGACGGGTTGTTCGATGCCTGA